Proteins encoded within one genomic window of Archangium lipolyticum:
- a CDS encoding serine/threonine-protein kinase, which produces MSRSPHGPAARITFESGGYRYSILRHLVTHPQYDTLLLASRQHAEGGPVKLVELKPVVLEEGHEGLERVLEEVRLARFLRHPNNIAAVYGYAVQNELPYIVMEHMRGCYLLTAMDAAVAVGRRLSPAFAAYVAGEVADALDFAHRAVDEAGRPLHLVHRAVGPMRIRLGRNGRVQVTNFGAAYSELLGRIRSPDGLLRGDPSYIAPEILLGFLRPEPGQRDVLTPRNLDGRADIFSVGLVLLEMLLASYPLDPPDSLWRDVKRRFPAEVRSEVPTFINLETLADRVLHFGPEEVQRVAEELPTPLRQIVSKALRPNPDERYQTAGELRDELHAYLRASPQPYGAKDAEEELAETLKEASDLDKLAAHAGVERGVLPVPPDIDTDDFH; this is translated from the coding sequence ATGTCTCGCTCACCTCACGGCCCTGCTGCTCGCATCACCTTCGAGTCCGGTGGCTACCGCTACAGCATCTTGCGCCACCTCGTCACCCACCCCCAGTACGACACCCTCCTGCTCGCCTCGCGCCAACACGCGGAGGGTGGGCCCGTCAAACTGGTGGAGCTCAAGCCCGTGGTGTTGGAGGAGGGCCATGAGGGACTAGAGCGCGTGCTCGAGGAGGTGCGGCTCGCCCGTTTCCTACGGCACCCCAACAACATCGCCGCCGTGTACGGGTATGCGGTGCAGAACGAGCTGCCCTACATCGTCATGGAGCACATGCGCGGCTGCTATCTCCTCACCGCCATGGACGCCGCCGTGGCCGTGGGCCGCCGCCTGTCTCCGGCCTTCGCCGCCTACGTCGCCGGTGAGGTGGCGGACGCCCTCGACTTCGCGCACCGTGCCGTGGACGAAGCGGGCCGTCCTCTCCACCTGGTGCACCGGGCCGTGGGCCCCATGCGTATCCGCCTCGGGCGCAATGGTCGCGTCCAGGTCACCAACTTCGGCGCCGCTTATTCGGAGCTGCTGGGCCGCATCCGCTCGCCGGACGGACTCCTTCGGGGGGACCCGTCCTACATCGCTCCGGAGATTCTCCTGGGCTTCCTACGGCCCGAGCCGGGCCAGCGTGACGTGCTCACTCCCAGGAATCTCGACGGACGCGCAGACATATTCTCGGTCGGCTTGGTTCTGCTGGAGATGCTCCTGGCGAGCTACCCCCTCGACCCGCCCGACTCCCTGTGGCGGGACGTGAAGCGCCGCTTCCCGGCAGAAGTCCGTAGCGAGGTGCCCACCTTCATCAATCTGGAGACGCTCGCCGACCGCGTGCTGCACTTTGGCCCGGAGGAAGTTCAACGAGTGGCCGAGGAGTTGCCGACGCCGCTACGGCAGATTGTCTCCAAGGCGCTGCGCCCTAACCCAGATGAGCGCTACCAGACCGCGGGCGAGCTGCGCGACGAGCTGCACGCCTACCTACGTGCATCACCTCAACCCTACGGAGCTAAGGACGCCGAGGAGGAGTTGGCCGAGACTCTCAAGGAAGCCTCCGACCTCGACAAGCTGGCCGCCCACGCTGGCGTGGAGCGGGGCGTGCTCCCCGTGCCGCCCGACATCGATACCGACGACTTCCACTGA
- a CDS encoding DUF4062 domain-containing protein, producing the protein MMKPHTFLSSTCYDLSTEREVLADHLRQLGHEPILSDSVKFPVTSGMHSHAACLEQVKRSNYFVLIIGGRRGGTAVHSEKSITNEEYNRAVKLRLPIYTFVKKEVRDAKPFYAKNPTADMSFVVDDKRIFDFIDQVAGASEDNWVKTFSTIAEVKEALTAQFAYNALLWSEEFVKSRSPGAKPVAPEGLAPLPGSFPLIEAEHTKDDAPELTKGIHKLHTLLGRLLTDNPGTYDEKVKLLWVIARHGDFDPGSGRWSMKEAAFKDKTWGTSRGNRVFQQVEPYGIRGEYDIHSDPDGRQTTYVYLRFSDRTDISLPLALNQYVKDLIKHYGPDRGLEMFRQADMTVYARV; encoded by the coding sequence ATGATGAAGCCCCACACCTTCCTGAGTTCCACCTGCTACGATCTCAGTACCGAGCGTGAGGTGCTGGCGGACCATCTCCGCCAACTCGGCCACGAGCCTATCTTGTCCGACTCAGTGAAGTTCCCGGTAACAAGCGGGATGCACTCTCACGCCGCGTGCCTCGAGCAGGTTAAGCGCTCCAACTACTTCGTCCTCATCATCGGTGGTCGTCGTGGTGGGACCGCAGTGCACAGCGAGAAGTCCATCACCAACGAGGAGTACAACCGCGCCGTCAAGCTGCGCCTCCCCATATACACCTTTGTCAAGAAGGAGGTGAGGGATGCAAAGCCCTTCTACGCGAAGAACCCTACCGCCGATATGTCCTTTGTCGTGGACGACAAGCGCATCTTCGACTTCATCGACCAGGTGGCAGGGGCGAGCGAGGACAACTGGGTCAAGACTTTCAGCACCATCGCCGAGGTGAAAGAAGCGCTAACCGCTCAATTCGCCTACAACGCACTCCTGTGGTCGGAGGAGTTCGTGAAATCGCGCTCGCCAGGCGCAAAGCCCGTGGCTCCTGAGGGCCTTGCCCCACTACCAGGCAGTTTTCCGCTCATCGAGGCGGAGCACACCAAGGACGATGCGCCGGAACTCACCAAGGGGATCCACAAGTTGCACACCCTGCTTGGGAGGCTGCTCACGGACAACCCCGGCACCTATGACGAGAAGGTGAAGCTCCTGTGGGTCATCGCTCGCCATGGTGATTTCGACCCTGGGTCCGGTAGGTGGTCCATGAAGGAGGCGGCCTTCAAGGATAAGACGTGGGGCACCAGCAGAGGCAATCGTGTGTTCCAGCAGGTGGAGCCCTACGGTATCCGGGGGGAATACGACATTCATTCGGATCCCGATGGTCGGCAGACCACGTACGTCTACCTGCGCTTTTCGGATCGCACGGATATCTCCCTGCCGCTGGCGCTGAACCAGTATGTGAAGGATCTCATCAAGCACTACGGGCCAGATCGAGGGCTAGAGATGTTCCGACAAGCCGATATGACCGTCTATGCGCGCGTGTAG
- a CDS encoding primase-helicase family protein translates to MKQSAILAASGTRFEITHATRPDASTDWEYYVVELDATKLLIELLTAPPRPEIAKEGYIFVKPKGCLLPRGRSLELRDIEGVCALVLDVHNTDRLCWDVGYPYSPDRLRELLAFSGVMYSTDTTGSVCDRMRIILLLDRMHSLQELHRLTAWVMRLFASPGITPLAPNRLIEAPQCTMQEATAESAWLVELKGPKLSVDMVPFDFREPIFLEPKVPTAHHSAVLAALLNGKMWCWAKKNVKSLSPQLRHGIATNLAAIVNEDLDALNACVAAATLLFPDGKGDAEALLAAAAKEEPMIWLDLSGHGLPPPYGRELTPVADARAEAAMGDANPTKYLFNVSANRYEILQADDSYLQDILPEAFATMLAPTIGDRKAIERFMKTQIPHYKKRAPVYESIERLVEHNGLMTFNTFVPTSIVPREGDWTDIRALVMNLVGEDRREEALEFFLDWLALLVQSIYLKLAPLKMLTAVVLHGEQGSGKGTLVEVLEILYPAGSVITVDQERLEERFSSWNADTLLLVANEVNSGTTKEKTLANKLKRLITDPTVVVEEKGEKAQPNTKNKMSLLFCSNDDRPVRIERGDRRFIVFHSRTKLSQPLIKALRADMSGPRRQVAAFFHHLLHRQVQIDVNTQFETTAWRLMQNASLSAVEKAVDEMRVVGYRSMAAAWEKADDKRFDEARVATVVGSADGCEHIPSRELICVLKHWARSQGLSVPDTIDTPLRNALKAAFPEASAGRASIKGRGQERVWLGLPLDVDADGKVTRRSGEKAPNAVPTSEMSPAKVPPGTEKDFAN, encoded by the coding sequence ATGAAACAGTCGGCCATTTTGGCCGCGTCTGGTACTCGCTTCGAAATTACCCACGCCACGCGCCCGGATGCCTCTACCGACTGGGAGTACTATGTGGTGGAGCTGGACGCGACGAAGCTCCTCATCGAGCTGCTCACCGCCCCGCCGCGGCCCGAAATCGCGAAGGAAGGTTACATCTTCGTAAAACCCAAAGGGTGCCTCCTTCCTCGCGGCCGTTCCCTCGAGCTGCGAGACATCGAGGGGGTGTGCGCTCTCGTCCTCGATGTCCACAACACTGATCGCCTTTGCTGGGACGTGGGCTATCCCTACAGTCCGGACCGCCTGCGCGAACTCCTCGCCTTCAGCGGGGTGATGTACTCCACCGACACAACCGGCTCCGTGTGCGACCGCATGCGCATCATCCTGCTGCTGGACCGCATGCATAGCCTCCAGGAGCTCCACCGGCTGACGGCGTGGGTGATGCGGCTCTTCGCCTCGCCGGGCATCACGCCGCTCGCCCCGAACAGGCTGATCGAGGCCCCGCAGTGCACCATGCAAGAGGCCACCGCGGAGTCGGCCTGGTTGGTGGAACTGAAGGGGCCGAAGCTCAGCGTGGACATGGTCCCGTTCGACTTTCGGGAGCCGATCTTCCTCGAGCCGAAGGTGCCAACGGCGCACCACTCCGCCGTCCTGGCTGCCCTCCTCAATGGGAAGATGTGGTGCTGGGCCAAGAAAAACGTGAAGTCGCTTTCTCCGCAGCTGCGCCACGGAATCGCCACCAACCTCGCCGCCATCGTCAACGAGGACCTCGACGCGCTCAATGCGTGCGTCGCTGCCGCCACGCTCCTGTTCCCTGATGGGAAGGGCGATGCGGAGGCGCTGCTCGCTGCCGCGGCCAAGGAGGAGCCGATGATCTGGCTGGACCTGAGCGGACACGGGCTGCCTCCTCCGTACGGGCGCGAACTCACCCCGGTGGCCGATGCCCGAGCCGAAGCGGCCATGGGGGACGCCAACCCCACCAAGTACCTCTTCAACGTCAGTGCAAACCGTTACGAGATTCTCCAGGCCGACGACAGCTATCTCCAGGACATCCTGCCCGAGGCGTTCGCCACCATGCTCGCCCCCACCATTGGGGACCGGAAGGCCATCGAGCGCTTCATGAAGACGCAGATTCCCCATTACAAGAAGCGTGCTCCCGTCTACGAGAGCATCGAGCGACTGGTGGAGCACAACGGGCTCATGACGTTCAACACTTTCGTCCCCACGAGCATCGTGCCGCGTGAGGGCGACTGGACGGATATTCGGGCGCTCGTAATGAATCTCGTGGGCGAGGACCGGCGTGAGGAGGCGCTGGAGTTCTTCCTCGACTGGCTCGCGCTCTTGGTGCAGAGCATCTACCTCAAGCTGGCGCCGTTGAAGATGTTGACTGCGGTGGTTCTCCACGGAGAGCAAGGATCGGGCAAGGGGACGTTGGTGGAGGTGCTCGAGATTCTCTACCCGGCGGGAAGCGTCATCACCGTGGACCAGGAGCGGCTCGAGGAGCGGTTTTCCTCGTGGAACGCGGACACGTTGCTGCTGGTGGCCAACGAGGTGAACTCGGGTACGACGAAGGAGAAGACGCTCGCAAACAAGCTGAAGCGGCTCATCACCGACCCCACCGTGGTGGTTGAGGAGAAGGGGGAGAAGGCGCAGCCCAACACCAAGAACAAGATGTCGCTGCTCTTCTGCTCCAACGACGACCGTCCAGTCCGTATCGAGCGAGGAGACCGGCGCTTCATCGTCTTCCACAGCCGCACCAAGCTGTCGCAGCCGCTAATCAAGGCTCTGCGGGCGGACATGAGTGGCCCGCGCAGGCAGGTGGCGGCCTTCTTCCACCATCTGCTCCACCGACAGGTGCAGATTGACGTCAACACCCAGTTCGAGACCACCGCTTGGCGGCTGATGCAGAACGCCTCGCTCTCGGCGGTGGAGAAGGCGGTGGACGAGATGCGGGTGGTGGGCTACCGCTCGATGGCGGCGGCATGGGAAAAAGCGGACGACAAGCGGTTTGACGAAGCGCGCGTCGCCACCGTAGTGGGTAGCGCGGACGGGTGCGAACACATCCCCTCCCGGGAACTCATCTGCGTCCTCAAGCACTGGGCGCGTAGCCAGGGCCTGTCCGTCCCAGACACCATCGACACCCCGCTCCGTAACGCGCTGAAGGCCGCCTTCCCGGAGGCCAGCGCGGGTCGTGCCTCCATCAAGGGACGCGGCCAGGAGCGGGTGTGGCTGGGTCTGCCGCTGGACGTGGATGCCGACGGCAAGGTGACGCGCCGCTCGGGTGAGAAGGCGCCCAACGCCGTCCCTACCTCCGAGATGAGCCCGGCGAAGGTGCCCCCGGGCACCGAGAAAGACTTCGCCAACTGA
- a CDS encoding helix-turn-helix transcriptional regulator, with amino-acid sequence MAQVHKTQAKLALHLGAMAREARARAGLTQEEAAERIGVATEVYGRLERGNMLPSLPTLMRLCRALAVDANRLLGFSSSTPPAWLTLEIPGEDESPAVRRLLRSVRRLKPRQLTALSNVASALLPSPGARAPRKTKHAS; translated from the coding sequence ATGGCCCAGGTACATAAGACACAAGCGAAGCTGGCCCTTCACCTCGGAGCGATGGCACGCGAGGCGCGTGCACGCGCGGGGCTGACGCAGGAGGAAGCGGCTGAGCGCATTGGCGTGGCGACGGAGGTGTACGGGCGCCTGGAGCGCGGCAACATGCTCCCCAGCCTTCCCACGCTCATGCGCCTGTGTCGCGCTCTGGCCGTGGATGCGAACCGGCTGCTGGGCTTCTCGTCCTCGACGCCTCCCGCATGGCTCACCCTCGAGATTCCCGGTGAAGACGAATCACCCGCGGTGCGCCGTCTTCTTCGCTCGGTGCGCAGGCTCAAGCCGCGGCAACTCACCGCGCTCAGCAACGTCGCCAGTGCCCTATTGCCCTCTCCGGGCGCACGGGCCCCACGCAAGACGAAACACGCTTCTTGA
- a CDS encoding DUF932 domain-containing protein: MPHDINQMAYVGQEPWHGLGTQLPQNTDYESIVEAAGFYRAEERPVFAPGMDEPIPDKKALFRQDTGEYLATVNRGYEVIQFEEVARTLVEAAGGMRCIFHTAGTLGRNGVRGWLLGELPGDIQVRGDKSPIKKYVLGYCGHDGSTAITLKNVATRVVCQNTIGVALGERDGAEWQILHTSSAKARLDEAGRAFRRLVQGYERFAALSDHLAMTRFSEHQLRNVIDLVMPLPQDEAEHPRLMKGRNKVVELFHAGRGLAGSIRGTAWGALQAFSEYADHHRHTRVPKGKSVDALRLESIWMGKAASLKRQALATIADTARIRLAT, translated from the coding sequence ATGCCGCACGACATCAACCAAATGGCCTACGTGGGCCAGGAGCCCTGGCATGGCCTGGGCACGCAGCTGCCGCAGAATACCGACTACGAGTCCATCGTGGAGGCCGCCGGCTTCTACAGAGCGGAGGAGCGGCCCGTCTTCGCCCCGGGCATGGATGAGCCCATTCCGGACAAGAAGGCCCTCTTCCGACAGGACACGGGCGAGTACCTAGCCACCGTCAACCGGGGCTACGAGGTCATCCAGTTCGAGGAGGTGGCCCGCACACTCGTGGAGGCCGCCGGTGGCATGCGCTGCATCTTCCACACCGCCGGAACGCTGGGCCGCAACGGCGTACGCGGATGGCTTCTGGGCGAGCTCCCCGGCGACATCCAGGTCCGTGGCGACAAGTCCCCCATCAAGAAGTATGTGCTGGGGTACTGCGGCCATGACGGCAGCACGGCCATCACCCTCAAGAACGTGGCCACGCGCGTGGTGTGCCAGAACACCATCGGTGTCGCGCTCGGGGAGCGGGACGGGGCGGAGTGGCAAATCCTGCACACTTCAAGCGCTAAGGCGCGACTCGACGAGGCCGGCAGGGCCTTCCGGCGCTTGGTGCAGGGCTACGAGCGTTTCGCGGCACTCTCCGACCACCTCGCTATGACGCGCTTCAGCGAGCACCAGCTGCGAAACGTCATCGACTTGGTGATGCCGCTGCCCCAGGACGAGGCTGAGCACCCACGCCTGATGAAGGGGCGTAACAAGGTCGTGGAGCTGTTCCACGCCGGCCGGGGACTCGCGGGTTCCATCCGCGGTACCGCGTGGGGAGCGCTCCAGGCGTTCAGCGAGTACGCCGATCACCACCGGCACACCCGAGTCCCAAAGGGCAAGAGCGTGGACGCACTGCGCCTCGAATCCATATGGATGGGCAAGGCGGCCAGCTTGAAGCGCCAGGCGCTGGCGACCATCGCGGACACGGCTCGCATCCGGCTTGCGACTTGA
- a CDS encoding phage Gp37/Gp68 family protein, with amino-acid sequence MSKSTNIQWCDSTVNPTMGCDGCELWGPGRRSCYAGMLHQRYGGRSSGYAPVFEQVTRFPGRMADAARWPDLAGSPRPDKPWLDGSPRLVFTSDMSDALSKGVSFEYLTTEIIAAVTSAEGQRHRWLWLTKRPSRMAEFSRWLSGLGQPWPENLWAGTSITAAATCGRVTELLEVGDARTTRFLSVEPQVEPISLADWLPELDWVIQGGESGESPRAFDQDWARSLMVECERAGVPYFLKQLGAHPMEKGQRLNLRDRHGGDWGEWPEELRRREVPGVDRRYSRG; translated from the coding sequence ATGTCCAAGAGCACGAACATCCAGTGGTGCGACTCCACGGTGAATCCCACCATGGGTTGCGACGGCTGTGAACTGTGGGGACCTGGGCGGCGCTCCTGCTACGCGGGAATGCTCCACCAGCGCTATGGGGGGCGTAGCTCCGGCTATGCGCCCGTGTTCGAGCAGGTGACGCGCTTCCCCGGTCGTATGGCGGACGCCGCGCGCTGGCCGGACCTCGCTGGCAGCCCTCGACCCGACAAGCCGTGGCTCGATGGTTCGCCGCGGCTGGTCTTCACCTCGGACATGTCCGACGCGCTCTCGAAGGGAGTCTCTTTCGAGTACTTGACCACGGAGATCATCGCAGCCGTGACGAGCGCGGAGGGGCAGCGGCATCGGTGGCTCTGGCTCACCAAGAGACCGTCCCGGATGGCGGAGTTCTCCCGGTGGCTGTCCGGCCTCGGGCAGCCATGGCCGGAGAACCTCTGGGCGGGCACCAGCATCACCGCGGCCGCCACCTGTGGGCGCGTCACTGAGTTGCTCGAAGTGGGCGATGCGCGGACGACACGATTCCTCTCGGTGGAGCCGCAGGTGGAGCCCATCAGCCTCGCCGACTGGCTGCCCGAACTGGACTGGGTCATCCAGGGCGGTGAGTCCGGAGAGAGCCCGCGTGCCTTCGATCAGGACTGGGCCCGGAGCCTGATGGTCGAGTGCGAAAGGGCCGGCGTGCCGTACTTCCTCAAACAGTTGGGGGCGCACCCGATGGAGAAGGGCCAGCGCCTGAATCTGAGGGACCGGCATGGCGGCGACTGGGGCGAGTGGCCGGAGGAGCTGCGACGGCGCGAGGTGCCCGGCGTGGACCGCCGGTACAGCCGCGGCTGA